A segment of the Populus nigra chromosome 12, ddPopNigr1.1, whole genome shotgun sequence genome:
GATTAGGCCTGCAATGAATGATTTTATAGGAATAGCTTAATGACCACTGGTTGTGTTGATGCATGCTCAAATCATCAGCGACGGCTGTAGCAACCAAACCTCGTGTTTAGACCATATGGAATATTTCTCGGCGGGGTGTAGAATACTAGCTTTAGCGCCATGTTTATCACGTCAttggtatttaattaaataataataaataaaattatcaaattcaaaTCTAATGATGTAATTAGCGTGGTTATTTGTCGATGCTGGTATTGCAGCAATCCTCTGAGAAGTTTTATGGTCATTAGCATGTAACTACTAAATAATTAAAGCACAAGGGATGAATgtgagaatttaaaaaatactttttgatagaaaaggagtttttattattttttggtgggatttgattttctttctccatTGATTGGCTACCATTAATATAGTTTTAGTGgtggaaattttttaaaaatattatattttttatttgaaaatatattaaaataatttttttttcatttattttttatttttaatattaacacattaaaattattaaaaaaaaaaaactaaaaaaacaatattttgttaagGGAAACAAACGCATTGCAGAAATTACTTTCAAAGCATCCCATCTTTTTCCAGAGCTCATCTATTGCAAAATAATGAATACGAAAGGGAGTGGTAGAAGTgtgattaaaagaagaaaaaacaggaaagAAACTAGAAAAGTTGATAGCAGCTGGTGCTAATGAATGAAGGCAGCCAGGTGTCTCACTCATTAACAATCGATAGGATAACCTCCAGCATCTTTCTCTCTTCCAAGGGTTTGGTTAGGTGGAAATCCATTCCAGCATCGAAGACTTTACTTGTTTGCTCGGGCATCGCATGGGCCGTTAATGCTATGATTGGTATATGAACGCCACTATATTGTTCTTCCTCCATTCGTATCAACCTTGTTGCCTCAAATCCATTCATTACTGGCATCTATATTTGCAGTGAAATGAGTTTTGAATTATTGCAATTGATCATTGTATTTGTGGGATAAAAGTTGATGAATTCATACCTCACAATCCATGAATATGATATCATAAGGGAGAGAGATTGAATCCCCTTCCTTCTTTTGATCACTTAATGATTTGCTGACTTCATCGAGGGCCTCTTTTCCATTTGTGCAGACTTCCACACTTGCTCCCAGTTTTTTCAGAACAGAACTGGTTAATCTCTGCAGCAACATAGAATCTTCAACAACCAGGACATGCTTTCCATTCAAGGGTTTGGAACCGGCTTCTACGGTGGGTTTATTCGCCGTTGTCGGTTGGAGTGAGCTGCTCTGAGGTGAAGCAAGGTCTAGCTCAATGATCTCCGAGCAAGTCAAGTCATTCGAAAGATTAGAATCTGCACAATCCTGGACTTCTTGAACCGCTGTCCTCCTTGTGGACTTTGAGAAGTTGCAGTGAGATGCACCCTTGCGTTCCGGAAGCAATGATAGGACTTGACTTAAACATGAACCATGAAGTGGTTTGTGTAACACATAATCGCCTTCTGCGGTTACCCTTTCCTTCACCTCATCGCTTGAATGTCCCATGATTGGATCATCCAACCAAACAACCTTGCACAAAGACTTTCCAATGTCTTTCCGAAAGTTAGCCAGGATGTTTTGGAAGTTAGGGTAACTAGTAGCTTCGTTGACATCGATCACGAGCAGTATGATGCTTGATGAACTTTTGGAGTTGGTCTTTTTGTAGTGCGGTGTAATGTGATCACCTTCATCCTTGATGTTTAGAGATCCATCCAGTGATCCTCGATCGGAATTGGTGGATGCAGACTTGCTCAAGTAGTCATCTGAAGTGTTCTCTGGTTTTCCTGAGATGAAATAAGAAAGGTCTAGCTTGCGCTTAACCTTCTCAAGCTCTAGCTGTAAATTCATCACCTGCTTAATTATTGTCACCTTAATGTTCAAGCGCTCAATATACTTCTTCAAGACCTTTCTTCGTTCTTCACCAGGAATGAAGATTATGACATGGGACCCTTCTGGTTTTGGTGACATGAATGGAAAGTGTTGATGAAATGCACTCGAGCGGCGATCTTCTTCTGGTTCGGCTGATTTGGGTtcaacagaggaaagaaaaacattgaACTTGAAGCAAGTGCCTCTTTCTCCAAGCTCTTTCTCAACAATTCTTAACTCTCCTTTCATCACACGTACCTGGAGCACATGTTTAATATAATCAGAAGGATGAAGGAAGGTAAAACAAGTTCTGAAGTAATCATTATCTTTTTCTTACCAAAGATTGGACAATGCCAAGTCCCAAACCAGTTCCTTCCTGTCCTGTAGCTGTTTCCTTAACTTGAACATAGTCTTCAAAGAGGGATTTTTGCTTATCTTTAGGTATTCCTTTGCCTGTATCATCCACCTCAAATTCAAACTCCACTTCGTTGGGATTTTCTTCAACGGTATTGAGAGCATCAAGATCATTGAAGCTATCTTGGTTCTTGTAGCAAAACCGAGATAGAAACTTCATCACGGTTGTACGATTAGAAGCAATGATCTCTTTTCTAAAGTTTTTCTTCTTAACCACAGCACGAATCGAGACATGACCTTCTGACGTAAACTTTATTGCATTATTCACCAAGTTGCACAAGATCTGTTTAAGTTTTAATCGATCGCCTCTCACATTAGCAGATTTGAGTGTAGAGCCATCACAGGGATCTAGCACAATGTCTATGCCTTTGTTCATTCCCAAAGGATAGAACATATCAACTATCTCCTCAAGGAGTTCGGCCAAGTTGAAATCTTCTATTTCAAGTGATGTTTTCCCTGCTTCAATTTTACTCATGTCCAGAATTGAGTTCAATATGCCTGAGACAACATTTTTTAAACGAAAAGTTAAGAAATTTATGATAAAGGTGGACTCCAAAGGTAAAGATTGAAAGAAGATATTGCTAACTAACCAAGAAGGTCCTTTGTATGATTTTCCAACTGTACTAATTGTGCCGCTAACTTAGATTCTGGATTAGCCTCTTCCTGGCAAAAATGTATTGAAGCTCTTACAGCTGCCAGAGAGTTGCGAACATCATGATTTGCACCAGCAAAGGCCTTAGTTTTGTTCATGCTCTTGCGCTCCGCTTGTTGAGTTGCTTCTGTCTGTTTTATCAGGGAAGCACATAGAAACATCTCGCGATTTGTGGCTCTTGCAGTCAAGAATAGGTATGTGCAGAGGGAgataacaatgaaaataaacacGAGGGCTAGAAGCAGGAGTGATAGCATGCTGTTTCTGTGGACGAGGTGCACTAGACCATTTCTAGGATAAGCCAATACATAAAcctgaaaagaaatttttttagtaaGAATTGGACTGGATATGGAGTCTGACAGTTCATTGTTTTCAGCTCTGTGCAGATCTGAAATATGGTGATCGACTTTCAGGTCAGCTTTAAAATGCATACTAGCATCCAAAGGAAATTTATATATCTAGCACAACATACTACAGATTCTGTTCTTAAAGGACTTGACATACCGTTTTAAGTCCAGCAATATCAAGAGTGGAGCAGTAAAACATGTACTTGATTCCCACTATCTTCTTATGAAGAGGTCTTAATCTGCCATCCTCAGGATCACATGAGATGTCATAGTGACCTAAAGGGTCACCATTTCGCTTCATTGTTTGCACCATAACCGTGTCGTTGTGTATCTCTATTTGACTGTTTGGAAGCTTTGTTTGCACAACAACCTGTCCATTTGCAGTTCCTAAGTGAAAAAACCCTCCATGAAAATCCAGCGCCGCAAAATGATTAATGACCACTTCTATTGGAAACCCAAGGGATACAACACCCCTTCCATCAACGGCTGCCGTGTTGAGGAATAAGCTATCTTGAGCCTTGTTCCACCCAGTATCCATTGAAGAATGCCCACTTGTGCTATTCAAGGCCTTCTGAAACCAGCTTGAATTTACAGTAACCTTAGGGTCAGAGGCAACTGCATCTCCATACAACTTCCCAGTGTCACGATTTACGGGTTGAGTAAACCACTGCGAGGAAAATGAAGTGTTGGAATAGACTGAAAATGTTTGGTCCTCGTCATTGTAGAAGGAGAATAATAGACCATCAAGTCCAATGTATGAAACTTGTGATAATTCTGGAATCGTCGAAAGTGCTAAGAATAAAGTTGGTGCAACCTGGAAACAAAAACACTACCACCCATCAGTCACAAAGGGGTTGGTGCGAGATCAAGAAAACACTACTTGCCATTCCTATTCTGCTTAGCTACGCATAGAAATCACATTCCGATGGTTTTGGTCGCATTAACCTTAGCTTGAATGGCAACAAATGAAAGCTGAGTTCCATTCAAAGATGAGCTTAAAGCTCTTGCTAAATTTGATGCCGATGAGTTCAGGCGGTGCAGCAGTCCTGCGGTCATCTGAATCTCTGAGAAAGATTTGTTACGCACTCCTTCATACTCAGACATTACGCGGTTTTTGGATTGCTTAATCATCACACACAATTCTGAGAACATGAAACTTGAAAGAACCTGATATGTTAAACAAGAGTGTAAGTTCTGCTACAAACTTTAAAAGTGGCAAACCATTGATAAAGaagaacaacaaaacaaaatggtgTGAGCTTGAGGAGGGAATTACTAGAATGATGACAAAATAAGAAGGCCTAACAATTGCCTTCAGCGATCGAAACCTCTCCGAGTTGAACCTCATTTTTGCAGCTAAATATCTGTGCTCTGATACCTACATTTCAAAGCAACATAGGAAAGTTACACGggtaataaaacaaataaaacattatagTATTAAGTCACTGTATCATCAGAATGATGCCATGGCTAAGCTCTGTCCTTAGTGACATCTACAAGGTTTGAGCATAGAAGATAGCTTCACAAGTAAAATTCCTAATCAATGattctgttttttaatttcgGTTCACTCTTCCACTTGATCACTCAAGAGAAGGATGAGATTTTGTATAtcttttaagaacaaaaacctTATGCTCCTCTTAAGAAGTACATTTTCTTTACTTGCCTATGGCAGGCAGGATGTCCAGTTTTAGCTCAATGGTCCCAGAATCTGGAAACTTAACATGACAGTGCAGGAATGGTATTGAAACTGAGAAGTAAAGCTAGCCTTTCAAGCTTGATTTCTTAACAAAAACAGGGGGGGAAAAGATCAGAAGATGAGACGTAGTTCTCTTAACTATAGAAAGGACTGAAAAAGCTCCAAGTCACAGATGAACAAGTGTCATTTGAAGGTATTGAAAATTGAATGATCACCTGACTTGTAGTGTTGATCAATCAAGAAAGGTCAGCTATGGCAGAGTATTTCGTTGTGACACAAAAGAAAGAGTGTTCATGCATATGATTTTTGTTGCTGTTGCAGTCAAAGAGAAAGACTAGGAGAATCAAAACTGTCTTAGTGAACGTCAGGGAGTTTGTTATTTAAGATaaatgatagtttttaatttagatagatttattagctatttttttctcaaatccaaaaaaaaaatatatatatatatatatatataaaaaaaaaaaatagttttgcaATGAATTCTTGtaagtataaaaatacatgccttctcaaaaatcatttttatttgattttgaaatattgaataaaaagttcTCTCATCTAGAGACATACAGGAGAAAAAGGTTCAGAACTCATGAAAGAACGGAAAGAATGTCCTGGCTCTGTTCCTTCAACAGTGGCGCAAGGGAATTGCTAGCTTCTCCCATTTCCATTCTGTAGGAACCTCTTACGTATTTGGCTACAATCAACGTGACTGAAGATAAAAGCCACATCAGAATTCAGATTCAGGACTCCTTTCACAGGGGACGACGTGGCATTCAACGAAGACAAAATTAGTCTTCTCAGGTcttaaaagttatatttttagagaaatctaaaaaaaaatctctggtatttttaataaacttgaataaCAGTTTTGATCTCCATTTGAATTTTAAGTAGTCTTGATCTCCGTAAAACGGTTTCTCCATAAACTTCTGGAATAAATTTTCTACAAGAGGAATGCCatttttttgtgtcattttggCCATTAAGACTCTCCACCAGTCTCCTTTTAAGAGCACTTTGAATACACCGAGGAAGCATGCTAAATCTTTCCACGGAAGATCATCAGCGGGATTCTCTCAGGCCATTGGGTTCATGCTAGAACAAAGGGCATTTTCTATTCTATCTTCTTCCAGAACAACTCCATAACCTTCCACTACTCAAAATGGCAACTCTTTCAAGTCTCAAACACAAGATCTGAACCACACAAAGAATAGCATATACCAACAAGATGTTGAGCTATCAGAATCATTGCAAGAAGAGGTGTGTCCAAGTGATGCAAAATCCCTTACATTTTTCAACCAGTCTCACTCAGAAACAAAGGCTTGCTCAGCCAAATAAAGGAGAAGAGACAAGGAATGGAGTCCTTGGAATTATGTACAAATACAAAGGTTACACATCCTTTAATAGGATACATAGGAAAGGACACACAGAGATgttcaaaatcacacattaacaagaAGCTctctctatttatatatatattttattcatttgctTCCAGAATTTGATTTGGGCCTCTTCACGATCAGAACAGGGCACTTCACATTCTGTGCACAGTGGTTGCTCACGCTTCCAAGAAATGCCCTGAAGTCCAAAAACAATTACCAGTAAGTAGATTATAGATGCAGAACACTGTAAGGGAAcctaaattcaaattaaaccaAGAAGCTTAACTGTATATAAATTGTAGAAAAGAGAAGATTAAATGTGAAGTTTCTTgttgtaaataaataattaatatatttgctTTCATGGATTTAATAAAATCCAAGTAAAGAATCTGTtctcagaaattaaaaaatatccaagatAAGAATCCAAGAGAGTGATCATTGTTAAAAACACAGGCACTGACATGATTAAAGGAAATTAAGAGGGACCGACCAACCTCTTGATAAGACCATAGCCATGGCTGCCCATGACCAGCATGTCAACATGCAATTTCTCTGCTGCCTGGCAAATGAGATCCCTTGCATCACCATGATCAATCATTGTCTCCACCTTGACCTAGACATCATCAAATCCATCAAGacaataaatcaaacaaaacaaaacaaccaACTGCAGTACCTAGACCTTAGAAAAGAGTAAAAGTACAGCCCTTGATGTATTAAACTCCACTAACTGGAAATATGTTTAAACTCACATCTTGAACTTGTTCTCTACACATCCTTTTGGCCTTCTCTATAACACAATCAGCAATATCATTGCTATACTTCTGCATAGTTGCCATGATATCAGAAGAAAGCAAATACCCTGAGaatcaaacacacaaaaaaaaagagttttaaatgaATCACAtggaaattaaatattgaagggtTGTGAAATGTCTCTTGAGTTTGTAGTCCTACCTGTGCCATCAAGAGACGAGTAGACAACTCTAGGAGGCTTTACATAAAGAAGAATTAGTGTATCTGTGGAAGGATTGTTAGAAACCAGGACATTCTTGAGACACCATGAAAGAGCGTGCATGCTCTCTTCACTCTCGTCAACAGCTACCAGGATCTTGCGTTCTTTTGCTGCTCCCATTTCATCAGCCATTGATTGACAGGGGGGGCGGGAAGTAGTTTGATCGGAGGGTTAAGAATCAAGGATAGGCAAAGATATAAGAGAAGTTTGTGAAGGCTAAGGTTTGTTGCTTGTTTGTGTTgggagaaagagaaggaaagtgTGTTTATTATATAGGAAGATGTCGTCAACTTGGAGTTGGGTGTGGTTCAAAACTGTTGGCTGTCTGTGGGTTTTCGAGGACAGTCGATTGTTTTGGAGGTTTTGGATAtggaagaatatatataatctttttttcttagtttccAAATTTGGATCAGTCTATACGCGTGTCGGCGTGTGGAGacaaagttttttatatatataattttaaatgtacATGCTAtttcagataattttttaatttttttaaattaataattatataaattttcagttgttttaaaatttataaataatttttaaaaattaaattttaaaattgacaagTTAAATTATATCCCTTGGaattaaactattattttattattttttaagaatattttagttGAACtgtcattttgttatttttctttcagttatatttttgtttttataattattttaatatattaatattaaaaataaattttaaaaaatattattttgttatattttaaaatataaaaaaaatctttaaaatataatttataccgGACAGTATGATTGGATTGATGCATCTTTCTGGTGACGTCTATCTAACTTGAGTTGAGACATCCTTATCATACTCATACTTGGCATGTGGTTTGATCTATCCTTGGTATTGGAGCCGCCATGTTAATTATAGAATATGTTATAAAATACTTCGtttcagtaatttttttaaataaaatagggttattctgaataaaaaaattttaaaaaaaaaactacaacgtACCCTGTCAAATTTTACTCACTCGGGTAAGGTAacccattaataaaaatatatatggaaaCGTGatgcaaattatatttttaaaaaatttaaattttttttgttaaaatttaatataatttgtacgttttagattgttttgatatactgatgttaaaaataattttttaaaaataaaaaaatttattgacatatatttcggtacaaaaaattatttgaaaaacaactactacCACACAGCTAAGCATCATCCAAGTTTGAATAAATCAACATCTAGCATGTTTGGTACCAGAACTAAATTTCATGTAAATGAgttattgagttaatttatcaaatcaaattaaattttaaatgataatataaagtaaaggtgtttataaatatagttgggttttaatattttataaattttgaacttggttccattcaaaaataaaaaacatcgaCCAAGTTGACTCTATAAAAttgaactaattttattttatattatatgtatttataagttgagtttatattattaatttttatgaatttgtcTTAATTAAAACCACAATTTAGGCTTGATAAATTAGCCCAAGACATGTTATAAGatgtaataaataatttaaacttattaCATCAactaaattaattgtaaaaaataaaagaatcaattgtaaaaaaaaatcagcagcaAATCATGTTAGTTGTTATAGGGTATATGAATTGAATGGACCAggttttaaaaatctcaacttgccatatatattatttaattttaacgaattaaattgagttaaatagtgtgtgtctatatatatatatatatatataaaagctgaGTTTTTTAACACCCATGGTACAGAGAATAAATTCGTGTTTCAACCAACATTGAATGGTACA
Coding sequences within it:
- the LOC133669847 gene encoding histidine kinase CKI1-like, translating into MSEYEGVRNKSFSEIQMTAGLLHRLNSSASNLARALSSSLNGTQLSFVAIQAKVAPTLFLALSTIPELSQVSYIGLDGLLFSFYNDEDQTFSVYSNTSFSSQWFTQPVNRDTGKLYGDAVASDPKVTVNSSWFQKALNSTSGHSSMDTGWNKAQDSLFLNTAAVDGRGVVSLGFPIEVVINHFAALDFHGGFFHLGTANGQVVVQTKLPNSQIEIHNDTVMVQTMKRNGDPLGHYDISCDPEDGRLRPLHKKIVGIKYMFYCSTLDIAGLKTVYVLAYPRNGLVHLVHRNSMLSLLLLALVFIFIVISLCTYLFLTARATNREMFLCASLIKQTEATQQAERKSMNKTKAFAGANHDVRNSLAAVRASIHFCQEEANPESKLAAQLVQLENHTKDLLGILNSILDMSKIEAGKTSLEIEDFNLAELLEEIVDMFYPLGMNKGIDIVLDPCDGSTLKSANVRGDRLKLKQILCNLVNNAIKFTSEGHVSIRAVVKKKNFRKEIIASNRTTVMKFLSRFCYKNQDSFNDLDALNTVEENPNEVEFEFEVDDTGKGIPKDKQKSLFEDYVQVKETATGQEGTGLGLGIVQSLVRVMKGELRIVEKELGERGTCFKFNVFLSSVEPKSAEPEEDRRSSAFHQHFPFMSPKPEGSHVIIFIPGEERRKVLKKYIERLNIKVTIIKQVMNLQLELEKVKRKLDLSYFISGKPENTSDDYLSKSASTNSDRGSLDGSLNIKDEGDHITPHYKKTNSKSSSSIILLVIDVNEATSYPNFQNILANFRKDIGKSLCKVVWLDDPIMGHSSDEVKERVTAEGDYVLHKPLHGSCLSQVLSLLPERKGASHCNFSKSTRRTAVQEVQDCADSNLSNDLTCSEIIELDLASPQSSSLQPTTANKPTVEAGSKPLNGKHVLVVEDSMLLQRLTSSVLKKLGASVEVCTNGKEALDEVSKSLSDQKKEGDSISLPYDIIFMDCEMPVMNGFEATRLIRMEEEQYSGVHIPIIALTAHAMPEQTSKVFDAGMDFHLTKPLEERKMLEVILSIVNE
- the LOC133669331 gene encoding universal stress protein PHOS32-like — protein: MADEMGAAKERKILVAVDESEESMHALSWCLKNVLVSNNPSTDTLILLYVKPPRVVYSSLDGTGYLLSSDIMATMQKYSNDIADCVIEKAKRMCREQVQDVKVETMIDHGDARDLICQAAEKLHVDMLVMGSHGYGLIKRAFLGSVSNHCAQNVKCPVLIVKRPKSNSGSK